The proteins below come from a single Rosa rugosa chromosome 2, drRosRugo1.1, whole genome shotgun sequence genomic window:
- the LOC133734787 gene encoding uncharacterized protein LOC133734787 isoform X2, translating to MPESTEHQQLAAILGPEPAATFQTVISHLISSPSSLQTLISDLTSSEKRSEAEHVFNICKRADHESLSLKLAQLLQVSPDEKTRTMCSILLRKQLLTRDLWRRLSRNTKSTLKHTLLSCIQRDDTPTSISKAICYAVSELASAVLFVEGWPELLPFQFQSTSYDAPPKLQECSFLIFDQLAYFFTPFKKELHTVFLYCLSSSTRSDEVKIAAFSAVVNFIRCLPYSEDEDRFHDVLIEMMRTVMGELNKGKEIMAQEAIKLFIELAGTHPTLLSCNGQIIRAMLQIAEAIDVLEQGTRHLAIEFLITLAEARERAPWIMRRCREFVGLLFPILMRMVSNVKDDPSWHTAETDDDIALGVSGDYCVGQECLHRLAIALGGNNIVPIALEHFTSHFAALEWPKHHAALIALAQIAEGCSEVMIKDLEQVVAMVLNSLEHPHIRVRWSAINAVGQLSTYLAPDLQVQYHQQVFSALNATIYGLQNRRLLAHAASALRKFVEKCARDILTPYLDEVVSQLVVLLQSEIRMVQVEALTALASVVVSFPEQFQKYYEVVMIPLRVMLLDATNNPVWSKSVECISLVGMAVGKEKFRDDAKKVMEMLMSLQGSQMEPDDLTTSCMLQICADLCKCLGQDFLPYMSAVMPPLLQFVQIKPVETVTSANDNCDMDESDDESMETITRGDKRIRIKTSVLEEKVTACNLLCCYADELKEGFFPWIDQVAPTLVPLIFYIHEKVRKSAVSAMLKLLLTAKLAVDRRQAEGCNEKYLKRFTDYIIRALKLRKEDDSEICINILDAIKEFIQIFASTLDESHVKSIKEIKQVSTRSSKKRKRAERTSAYDFDDEERKAMKVEN from the exons ATGCCGGAGTCGACTGAGCATCAGCAACTGGCGGCCATTCTCGGTCCTGAGCCCGCCGCCACTTTCCAAACCGTAATCTCCCACTTAATCTCCTCCCCCTCCTCTTTGCAAACCCTAATCTCCGACCTCACTTCCTCCGAGAAGCGGTCCGAGGCCGAGCACGTCTTCAACATCTGCAAGCGGGCCGATCACGAGTCGCTTTCTCTCAAACTCGCTCAGCTTCTCCAGGTCTCTCCCGACGAGAAGACCCGAACCATGTGCTCCATTCTCCTCCGGAAGCAACTACTCACCCGCGACCTGTGGCGAAGACTCTCTCGTAACACCAAATCCACCCTCAAACATACTCTATTATCTTGTATTCAACGCGACGACACCCCAACATCGATTTCGAAGGCCATCTGCTACGCCGTGTCGGAGCTCGCCTCCGCAGTGTTGTTCGTCGAAGGCTGGCCGGAGCTCTTGCCCTTTCAGTTCCAATCTACCTCCTACGATGCGCCGCCGAAGCTTCAGGAATGCTCCTTCTTGATTTTCGATCAGCTCGCGTACTTCTTTACCCCGTTTAAGAAGGAATTACACACCGTCTTCTTGTACTGCTTGAGCTCCTCCACAAGGTCAGATGAAGTTAAGATAGCTGCGTTTAGTGCTGTGGTCAATTTCATTCGGTGTTTGCCCTACTCTGAAGATGAGGATAGGTTTCACGACGTCTTGATAGAAATGATGAGAACAGTGATGGGGGAATTGAACAAAGGGAAGGAGATCATGGCACAGGAAGCGATCAAGTTGTTCATTGAATTGGCCGGGACCCATCCGACGTTGCTCAGCTGCAACGGACAGATCATCCGGGCTATGCTGCAGATTGCTGAAGCCATAGATGTCTTGGAACAAGGGACGAGGCACTTGGCCATTGAGTTTCTGATTACTCTGGCCGAGGCCAGAGAGCGTGCACCATGGATAATGAGGAGGTGTCGGGAGTTTGTTGGTCTACTTTTTCCCATTTTAATGAGGATGGTTTCAAATGTCAAGGATGATCCCTCATGGCATACAGCTGAGACTGATGATGACATTGCCTTGGGTGTAAGTGGTGATTACTGTGTTGGGCAGGAGTGTTTGCATAGGCTTGCCATTGCCTTGGGTGGCAATAACATTGTTCCAATTGCGTTAGAACACTTTACTTCCCATTTTGCTGCACTCGAGTGGCCCAAGCATCATGCAGCATTGATTGCCCTTGCTCAAATTGCTGAGGGTTGCTCTGAG GTAATGATAAAAGATTTGGAGCAAGTGGTGGCAATGGTTTTGAACTCCCTTGAACATCCACATATTCGGGTAAGGTGGTCAGCTATTAATGCAGTTGGCCAGTTGTCTACTTATTTGGCCCCAGACCTGCAAGTTCAATATCATCAACAGGTGTTTTCTGCACTGAATGCCACTATATATGGTTTGCAGAACCGTCGTCTACTG GCACATGCTGCTTCAGCACTGCGAAAATTCGTTGAGAAATGTGCTAGGGATATCTTGACACCTTATTTGGATGAAGTGGTTTCCCAATTGGTTGTACTTTTGCAG AGTGAGATACGTATGGTGCAAGTAGAAGCATTGACTGCTTTGGCATCAGTTGTTGTTTCATTTCCG GAGCAATTCCAAAAATACTATGAAGTTGTCATGATTCCCCTGAGAGTTATGTTGTTGGATGCCACTAATAACCCAGTTTGGTCCAAGTCCGTGGAGTGTATTAGCTTGGTTGGTATGGCTGTTGGAAAGGAGAAATTCAGGGATGATGCTAAGAAA GTCATGGAAATGCTGATGTCTTTGCAAGGATCTCAAATGGAGCCAGATGACCTAACTACAAGTTGCATGCTACAG ATATGCGCTGACCTCTGCAAGTGTCTAGGACAAGATTTCCTTCCGTACATGAGTGCTGTTATGCCTCCTTTGCTTCAGTTTGTTCAAATTAAGCCTGTTGAAACTGTTACCTCTGCAAATGACAATTGTGATATGGATGAATCTGATGATGAAAG TATGGAAACAATTACTCGTGGAGATAAAAGGATTAGAATCAAGACTAGTGTATTGGAGGAAAAAGTTACAGCTTGCAATTTGCTGTGTTGCTATGCTGATGAACTGAAGGAAGGATTCTTTCCATGGATCGATCAG GTTGCCCCAACGTTAGTTCCACTTATATTTTATATCCATGAAAAAGTGAGGAAGTCTGCTGTTTCAG cAATGCTGAAGCTACTGCTTACTGCAAAGTTAGCTGTAGACAGAAGGCAAGCTGAAGGTTGTAATGAAAAGTATTTAAAGCGATTCACTGACTACATCATTCGAGCTCTGAAGTTACGTAAG GAAGATGATTCTGAAATCTGCATAAATATATTGGATGCTATAAAAGAATTTATACAG ATCTTTGCATCCACTCTAGATGAAAGCCATGTCAAATCCATCAAGGAGATCAAGCAGGTGAGTACTCGTTCAagtaagaaaagaaagagagcagAAAGGACCTCAGCATATGATTTTGATGATGAGGAAAGGAAGGCGATGAAAGTGGAAAATTAA
- the LOC133734787 gene encoding uncharacterized protein LOC133734787 isoform X4, with protein MPESTEHQQLAAILGPEPAATFQTVISHLISSPSSLQTLISDLTSSEKRSEAEHVFNICKRADHESLSLKLAQLLQVSPDEKTRTMCSILLRKQLLTRDLWRRLSRNTKSTLKHTLLSCIQRDDTPTSISKAICYAVSELASAVLFVEGWPELLPFQFQSTSYDAPPKLQECSFLIFDQLAYFFTPFKKELHTVFLYCLSSSTRSDEVKIAAFSAVVNFIRCLPYSEDEDRFHDVLIEMMRTVMGELNKGKEIMAQEAIKLFIELAGTHPTLLSCNGQIIRAMLQIAEAIDVLEQGTRHLAIEFLITLAEARERAPWIMRRCREFVGLLFPILMRMVSNVKDDPSWHTAETDDDIALGVSGDYCVGQECLHRLAIALGGNNIVPIALEHFTSHFAALEWPKHHAALIALAQIAEGCSEVMIKDLEQVVAMVLNSLEHPHIRVRWSAINAVGQLSTYLAPDLQVQYHQQVFSALNATIYGLQNRRLLAHAASALRKFVEKCARDILTPYLDEVVSQLVVLLQSEIRMVQVEALTALASVVVSFPEQFQKYYEVVMIPLRVMLLDATNNPVWSKSVECISLVGMAVGKEKFRDDAKKVMEMLMSLQGSQMEPDDLTTSCMLQICADLCKCLGQDFLPYMSAVMPPLLQFVQIKPVETVTSANDNCDMDESDDESMETITRGDKRIRIKTSVLEEKVTACNLLCCYADELKEGFFPWIDQVAPTLVPLIFYIHEKVRKSAVSAMLKLLLTAKLAVDRRQAEGCNEKYLKRFTDYIIRALKLRKRMQFVCRKMILKSA; from the exons ATGCCGGAGTCGACTGAGCATCAGCAACTGGCGGCCATTCTCGGTCCTGAGCCCGCCGCCACTTTCCAAACCGTAATCTCCCACTTAATCTCCTCCCCCTCCTCTTTGCAAACCCTAATCTCCGACCTCACTTCCTCCGAGAAGCGGTCCGAGGCCGAGCACGTCTTCAACATCTGCAAGCGGGCCGATCACGAGTCGCTTTCTCTCAAACTCGCTCAGCTTCTCCAGGTCTCTCCCGACGAGAAGACCCGAACCATGTGCTCCATTCTCCTCCGGAAGCAACTACTCACCCGCGACCTGTGGCGAAGACTCTCTCGTAACACCAAATCCACCCTCAAACATACTCTATTATCTTGTATTCAACGCGACGACACCCCAACATCGATTTCGAAGGCCATCTGCTACGCCGTGTCGGAGCTCGCCTCCGCAGTGTTGTTCGTCGAAGGCTGGCCGGAGCTCTTGCCCTTTCAGTTCCAATCTACCTCCTACGATGCGCCGCCGAAGCTTCAGGAATGCTCCTTCTTGATTTTCGATCAGCTCGCGTACTTCTTTACCCCGTTTAAGAAGGAATTACACACCGTCTTCTTGTACTGCTTGAGCTCCTCCACAAGGTCAGATGAAGTTAAGATAGCTGCGTTTAGTGCTGTGGTCAATTTCATTCGGTGTTTGCCCTACTCTGAAGATGAGGATAGGTTTCACGACGTCTTGATAGAAATGATGAGAACAGTGATGGGGGAATTGAACAAAGGGAAGGAGATCATGGCACAGGAAGCGATCAAGTTGTTCATTGAATTGGCCGGGACCCATCCGACGTTGCTCAGCTGCAACGGACAGATCATCCGGGCTATGCTGCAGATTGCTGAAGCCATAGATGTCTTGGAACAAGGGACGAGGCACTTGGCCATTGAGTTTCTGATTACTCTGGCCGAGGCCAGAGAGCGTGCACCATGGATAATGAGGAGGTGTCGGGAGTTTGTTGGTCTACTTTTTCCCATTTTAATGAGGATGGTTTCAAATGTCAAGGATGATCCCTCATGGCATACAGCTGAGACTGATGATGACATTGCCTTGGGTGTAAGTGGTGATTACTGTGTTGGGCAGGAGTGTTTGCATAGGCTTGCCATTGCCTTGGGTGGCAATAACATTGTTCCAATTGCGTTAGAACACTTTACTTCCCATTTTGCTGCACTCGAGTGGCCCAAGCATCATGCAGCATTGATTGCCCTTGCTCAAATTGCTGAGGGTTGCTCTGAG GTAATGATAAAAGATTTGGAGCAAGTGGTGGCAATGGTTTTGAACTCCCTTGAACATCCACATATTCGGGTAAGGTGGTCAGCTATTAATGCAGTTGGCCAGTTGTCTACTTATTTGGCCCCAGACCTGCAAGTTCAATATCATCAACAGGTGTTTTCTGCACTGAATGCCACTATATATGGTTTGCAGAACCGTCGTCTACTG GCACATGCTGCTTCAGCACTGCGAAAATTCGTTGAGAAATGTGCTAGGGATATCTTGACACCTTATTTGGATGAAGTGGTTTCCCAATTGGTTGTACTTTTGCAG AGTGAGATACGTATGGTGCAAGTAGAAGCATTGACTGCTTTGGCATCAGTTGTTGTTTCATTTCCG GAGCAATTCCAAAAATACTATGAAGTTGTCATGATTCCCCTGAGAGTTATGTTGTTGGATGCCACTAATAACCCAGTTTGGTCCAAGTCCGTGGAGTGTATTAGCTTGGTTGGTATGGCTGTTGGAAAGGAGAAATTCAGGGATGATGCTAAGAAA GTCATGGAAATGCTGATGTCTTTGCAAGGATCTCAAATGGAGCCAGATGACCTAACTACAAGTTGCATGCTACAG ATATGCGCTGACCTCTGCAAGTGTCTAGGACAAGATTTCCTTCCGTACATGAGTGCTGTTATGCCTCCTTTGCTTCAGTTTGTTCAAATTAAGCCTGTTGAAACTGTTACCTCTGCAAATGACAATTGTGATATGGATGAATCTGATGATGAAAG TATGGAAACAATTACTCGTGGAGATAAAAGGATTAGAATCAAGACTAGTGTATTGGAGGAAAAAGTTACAGCTTGCAATTTGCTGTGTTGCTATGCTGATGAACTGAAGGAAGGATTCTTTCCATGGATCGATCAG GTTGCCCCAACGTTAGTTCCACTTATATTTTATATCCATGAAAAAGTGAGGAAGTCTGCTGTTTCAG cAATGCTGAAGCTACTGCTTACTGCAAAGTTAGCTGTAGACAGAAGGCAAGCTGAAGGTTGTAATGAAAAGTATTTAAAGCGATTCACTGACTACATCATTCGAGCTCTGAAGTTACGTAAG AGAATGCAATTTGTGTGCAGGAAGATGATTCTGAAATCTGCATAA
- the LOC133734787 gene encoding uncharacterized protein LOC133734787 isoform X3 → MPESTEHQQLAAILGPEPAATFQTVISHLISSPSSLQTLISDLTSSEKRSEAEHVFNICKRADHESLSLKLAQLLQVSPDEKTRTMCSILLRKQLLTRDLWRRLSRNTKSTLKHTLLSCIQRDDTPTSISKAICYAVSELASAVLFVEGWPELLPFQFQSTSYDAPPKLQECSFLIFDQLAYFFTPFKKELHTVFLYCLSSSTRSDEVKIAAFSAVVNFIRCLPYSEDEDRFHDVLIEMMRTVMGELNKGKEIMAQEAIKLFIELAGTHPTLLSCNGQIIRAMLQIAEAIDVLEQGTRHLAIEFLITLAEARERAPWIMRRCREFVGLLFPILMRMVSNVKDDPSWHTAETDDDIALGVSGDYCVGQECLHRLAIALGGNNIVPIALEHFTSHFAALEWPKHHAALIALAQIAEGCSEVMIKDLEQVVAMVLNSLEHPHIRVRWSAINAVGQLSTYLAPDLQVQYHQQVFSALNATIYGLQNRRLLAHAASALRKFVEKCARDILTPYLDEVVSQLVVLLQSEIRMVQVEALTALASVVVSFPEQFQKYYEVVMIPLRVMLLDATNNPVWSKSVECISLVGMAVGKEKFRDDAKKVMEMLMSLQGSQMEPDDLTTSCMLQICADLCKCLGQDFLPYMSAVMPPLLQFVQIKPVETVTSANDNCDMDESDDESMETITRGDKRIRIKTSVLEEKVTACNLLCCYADELKEGFFPWIDQVAPTLVPLIFYIHEKVRKSAVSAMLKLLLTAKLAVDRRQAEGCNEKYLKRFTDYIIRALKLRKIFASTLDESHVKSIKEIKQVSTRSSKKRKRAERTSAYDFDDEERKAMKVEN, encoded by the exons ATGCCGGAGTCGACTGAGCATCAGCAACTGGCGGCCATTCTCGGTCCTGAGCCCGCCGCCACTTTCCAAACCGTAATCTCCCACTTAATCTCCTCCCCCTCCTCTTTGCAAACCCTAATCTCCGACCTCACTTCCTCCGAGAAGCGGTCCGAGGCCGAGCACGTCTTCAACATCTGCAAGCGGGCCGATCACGAGTCGCTTTCTCTCAAACTCGCTCAGCTTCTCCAGGTCTCTCCCGACGAGAAGACCCGAACCATGTGCTCCATTCTCCTCCGGAAGCAACTACTCACCCGCGACCTGTGGCGAAGACTCTCTCGTAACACCAAATCCACCCTCAAACATACTCTATTATCTTGTATTCAACGCGACGACACCCCAACATCGATTTCGAAGGCCATCTGCTACGCCGTGTCGGAGCTCGCCTCCGCAGTGTTGTTCGTCGAAGGCTGGCCGGAGCTCTTGCCCTTTCAGTTCCAATCTACCTCCTACGATGCGCCGCCGAAGCTTCAGGAATGCTCCTTCTTGATTTTCGATCAGCTCGCGTACTTCTTTACCCCGTTTAAGAAGGAATTACACACCGTCTTCTTGTACTGCTTGAGCTCCTCCACAAGGTCAGATGAAGTTAAGATAGCTGCGTTTAGTGCTGTGGTCAATTTCATTCGGTGTTTGCCCTACTCTGAAGATGAGGATAGGTTTCACGACGTCTTGATAGAAATGATGAGAACAGTGATGGGGGAATTGAACAAAGGGAAGGAGATCATGGCACAGGAAGCGATCAAGTTGTTCATTGAATTGGCCGGGACCCATCCGACGTTGCTCAGCTGCAACGGACAGATCATCCGGGCTATGCTGCAGATTGCTGAAGCCATAGATGTCTTGGAACAAGGGACGAGGCACTTGGCCATTGAGTTTCTGATTACTCTGGCCGAGGCCAGAGAGCGTGCACCATGGATAATGAGGAGGTGTCGGGAGTTTGTTGGTCTACTTTTTCCCATTTTAATGAGGATGGTTTCAAATGTCAAGGATGATCCCTCATGGCATACAGCTGAGACTGATGATGACATTGCCTTGGGTGTAAGTGGTGATTACTGTGTTGGGCAGGAGTGTTTGCATAGGCTTGCCATTGCCTTGGGTGGCAATAACATTGTTCCAATTGCGTTAGAACACTTTACTTCCCATTTTGCTGCACTCGAGTGGCCCAAGCATCATGCAGCATTGATTGCCCTTGCTCAAATTGCTGAGGGTTGCTCTGAG GTAATGATAAAAGATTTGGAGCAAGTGGTGGCAATGGTTTTGAACTCCCTTGAACATCCACATATTCGGGTAAGGTGGTCAGCTATTAATGCAGTTGGCCAGTTGTCTACTTATTTGGCCCCAGACCTGCAAGTTCAATATCATCAACAGGTGTTTTCTGCACTGAATGCCACTATATATGGTTTGCAGAACCGTCGTCTACTG GCACATGCTGCTTCAGCACTGCGAAAATTCGTTGAGAAATGTGCTAGGGATATCTTGACACCTTATTTGGATGAAGTGGTTTCCCAATTGGTTGTACTTTTGCAG AGTGAGATACGTATGGTGCAAGTAGAAGCATTGACTGCTTTGGCATCAGTTGTTGTTTCATTTCCG GAGCAATTCCAAAAATACTATGAAGTTGTCATGATTCCCCTGAGAGTTATGTTGTTGGATGCCACTAATAACCCAGTTTGGTCCAAGTCCGTGGAGTGTATTAGCTTGGTTGGTATGGCTGTTGGAAAGGAGAAATTCAGGGATGATGCTAAGAAA GTCATGGAAATGCTGATGTCTTTGCAAGGATCTCAAATGGAGCCAGATGACCTAACTACAAGTTGCATGCTACAG ATATGCGCTGACCTCTGCAAGTGTCTAGGACAAGATTTCCTTCCGTACATGAGTGCTGTTATGCCTCCTTTGCTTCAGTTTGTTCAAATTAAGCCTGTTGAAACTGTTACCTCTGCAAATGACAATTGTGATATGGATGAATCTGATGATGAAAG TATGGAAACAATTACTCGTGGAGATAAAAGGATTAGAATCAAGACTAGTGTATTGGAGGAAAAAGTTACAGCTTGCAATTTGCTGTGTTGCTATGCTGATGAACTGAAGGAAGGATTCTTTCCATGGATCGATCAG GTTGCCCCAACGTTAGTTCCACTTATATTTTATATCCATGAAAAAGTGAGGAAGTCTGCTGTTTCAG cAATGCTGAAGCTACTGCTTACTGCAAAGTTAGCTGTAGACAGAAGGCAAGCTGAAGGTTGTAATGAAAAGTATTTAAAGCGATTCACTGACTACATCATTCGAGCTCTGAAGTTACGTAAG ATCTTTGCATCCACTCTAGATGAAAGCCATGTCAAATCCATCAAGGAGATCAAGCAGGTGAGTACTCGTTCAagtaagaaaagaaagagagcagAAAGGACCTCAGCATATGATTTTGATGATGAGGAAAGGAAGGCGATGAAAGTGGAAAATTAA
- the LOC133734787 gene encoding uncharacterized protein LOC133734787 isoform X1, producing MPESTEHQQLAAILGPEPAATFQTVISHLISSPSSLQTLISDLTSSEKRSEAEHVFNICKRADHESLSLKLAQLLQVSPDEKTRTMCSILLRKQLLTRDLWRRLSRNTKSTLKHTLLSCIQRDDTPTSISKAICYAVSELASAVLFVEGWPELLPFQFQSTSYDAPPKLQECSFLIFDQLAYFFTPFKKELHTVFLYCLSSSTRSDEVKIAAFSAVVNFIRCLPYSEDEDRFHDVLIEMMRTVMGELNKGKEIMAQEAIKLFIELAGTHPTLLSCNGQIIRAMLQIAEAIDVLEQGTRHLAIEFLITLAEARERAPWIMRRCREFVGLLFPILMRMVSNVKDDPSWHTAETDDDIALGVSGDYCVGQECLHRLAIALGGNNIVPIALEHFTSHFAALEWPKHHAALIALAQIAEGCSEVMIKDLEQVVAMVLNSLEHPHIRVRWSAINAVGQLSTYLAPDLQVQYHQQVFSALNATIYGLQNRRLLAHAASALRKFVEKCARDILTPYLDEVVSQLVVLLQSEIRMVQVEALTALASVVVSFPEQFQKYYEVVMIPLRVMLLDATNNPVWSKSVECISLVGMAVGKEKFRDDAKKVMEMLMSLQGSQMEPDDLTTSCMLQICADLCKCLGQDFLPYMSAVMPPLLQFVQIKPVETVTSANDNCDMDESDDESMETITRGDKRIRIKTSVLEEKVTACNLLCCYADELKEGFFPWIDQVAPTLVPLIFYIHEKVRKSAVSAMLKLLLTAKLAVDRRQAEGCNEKYLKRFTDYIIRALKLRKEDDSEICINILDAIKEFIQVWTHTRTHTQTRTGLDAVWIRSGCLQRRKSADAAKGIVDGGAGLAGAEPGLHL from the exons ATGCCGGAGTCGACTGAGCATCAGCAACTGGCGGCCATTCTCGGTCCTGAGCCCGCCGCCACTTTCCAAACCGTAATCTCCCACTTAATCTCCTCCCCCTCCTCTTTGCAAACCCTAATCTCCGACCTCACTTCCTCCGAGAAGCGGTCCGAGGCCGAGCACGTCTTCAACATCTGCAAGCGGGCCGATCACGAGTCGCTTTCTCTCAAACTCGCTCAGCTTCTCCAGGTCTCTCCCGACGAGAAGACCCGAACCATGTGCTCCATTCTCCTCCGGAAGCAACTACTCACCCGCGACCTGTGGCGAAGACTCTCTCGTAACACCAAATCCACCCTCAAACATACTCTATTATCTTGTATTCAACGCGACGACACCCCAACATCGATTTCGAAGGCCATCTGCTACGCCGTGTCGGAGCTCGCCTCCGCAGTGTTGTTCGTCGAAGGCTGGCCGGAGCTCTTGCCCTTTCAGTTCCAATCTACCTCCTACGATGCGCCGCCGAAGCTTCAGGAATGCTCCTTCTTGATTTTCGATCAGCTCGCGTACTTCTTTACCCCGTTTAAGAAGGAATTACACACCGTCTTCTTGTACTGCTTGAGCTCCTCCACAAGGTCAGATGAAGTTAAGATAGCTGCGTTTAGTGCTGTGGTCAATTTCATTCGGTGTTTGCCCTACTCTGAAGATGAGGATAGGTTTCACGACGTCTTGATAGAAATGATGAGAACAGTGATGGGGGAATTGAACAAAGGGAAGGAGATCATGGCACAGGAAGCGATCAAGTTGTTCATTGAATTGGCCGGGACCCATCCGACGTTGCTCAGCTGCAACGGACAGATCATCCGGGCTATGCTGCAGATTGCTGAAGCCATAGATGTCTTGGAACAAGGGACGAGGCACTTGGCCATTGAGTTTCTGATTACTCTGGCCGAGGCCAGAGAGCGTGCACCATGGATAATGAGGAGGTGTCGGGAGTTTGTTGGTCTACTTTTTCCCATTTTAATGAGGATGGTTTCAAATGTCAAGGATGATCCCTCATGGCATACAGCTGAGACTGATGATGACATTGCCTTGGGTGTAAGTGGTGATTACTGTGTTGGGCAGGAGTGTTTGCATAGGCTTGCCATTGCCTTGGGTGGCAATAACATTGTTCCAATTGCGTTAGAACACTTTACTTCCCATTTTGCTGCACTCGAGTGGCCCAAGCATCATGCAGCATTGATTGCCCTTGCTCAAATTGCTGAGGGTTGCTCTGAG GTAATGATAAAAGATTTGGAGCAAGTGGTGGCAATGGTTTTGAACTCCCTTGAACATCCACATATTCGGGTAAGGTGGTCAGCTATTAATGCAGTTGGCCAGTTGTCTACTTATTTGGCCCCAGACCTGCAAGTTCAATATCATCAACAGGTGTTTTCTGCACTGAATGCCACTATATATGGTTTGCAGAACCGTCGTCTACTG GCACATGCTGCTTCAGCACTGCGAAAATTCGTTGAGAAATGTGCTAGGGATATCTTGACACCTTATTTGGATGAAGTGGTTTCCCAATTGGTTGTACTTTTGCAG AGTGAGATACGTATGGTGCAAGTAGAAGCATTGACTGCTTTGGCATCAGTTGTTGTTTCATTTCCG GAGCAATTCCAAAAATACTATGAAGTTGTCATGATTCCCCTGAGAGTTATGTTGTTGGATGCCACTAATAACCCAGTTTGGTCCAAGTCCGTGGAGTGTATTAGCTTGGTTGGTATGGCTGTTGGAAAGGAGAAATTCAGGGATGATGCTAAGAAA GTCATGGAAATGCTGATGTCTTTGCAAGGATCTCAAATGGAGCCAGATGACCTAACTACAAGTTGCATGCTACAG ATATGCGCTGACCTCTGCAAGTGTCTAGGACAAGATTTCCTTCCGTACATGAGTGCTGTTATGCCTCCTTTGCTTCAGTTTGTTCAAATTAAGCCTGTTGAAACTGTTACCTCTGCAAATGACAATTGTGATATGGATGAATCTGATGATGAAAG TATGGAAACAATTACTCGTGGAGATAAAAGGATTAGAATCAAGACTAGTGTATTGGAGGAAAAAGTTACAGCTTGCAATTTGCTGTGTTGCTATGCTGATGAACTGAAGGAAGGATTCTTTCCATGGATCGATCAG GTTGCCCCAACGTTAGTTCCACTTATATTTTATATCCATGAAAAAGTGAGGAAGTCTGCTGTTTCAG cAATGCTGAAGCTACTGCTTACTGCAAAGTTAGCTGTAGACAGAAGGCAAGCTGAAGGTTGTAATGAAAAGTATTTAAAGCGATTCACTGACTACATCATTCGAGCTCTGAAGTTACGTAAG GAAGATGATTCTGAAATCTGCATAAATATATTGGATGCTATAAAAGAATTTATACAGGTCTggacacacacacgcacacacacacagacacgCACAGGTCTGGATGCAGTCTGGATCAGAAGTGGATGTCTGCAAAGACGCAAAAGTGCGGACGCGGCTAAGGGCATTGTGGATGGTGGTGCTGGTCTTGCGGGTGCCGAACCAGGCCTCCATCTTTAG